Below is a genomic region from Hevea brasiliensis isolate MT/VB/25A 57/8 chromosome 3, ASM3005281v1, whole genome shotgun sequence.
CTAGTGAGGAGCAATTGTCAATGAGGTGATAGGGTGCTCGAATTTTTTCCCTATTTGGATTGATTCCGCTTAACGTCGGTGCCATGGCCATTCTGTTGGAAGTACCCTTTCgaccattttatttttgtttctcttttatccttcaaaatgcaattggattaaaagaaaattaaaagagaGAAAAGTATGTGCTCAATCTTAATGTATTGAAACTGGTTGTACATCGGGGTATGATTTTAACAATGAGTGAGAAAGCGATAATACGAAAATTTAAGTGAAACATTAAACAAAAAAGTGGCCTAAATATACTGCCATTCTGGCAATGACGGATGGTAGATTCTCAAATGAATATCAACTAAATGTTAATTGATCTAGGATTTTCACTGGCAAAACCTTGGCCACGCAATGTCGATGGGTCGATCCGCATATACTGTTAAGAGGACCGCGAATCGTTGACTTGGCAATGGAATTATGTTCCGATGGATTCATGTGCTTCTATCTGCCTCAGAAAACCTGAGGTTACAATTTGTCGTCTCTTTCCATCTCTGATTACCGCTTTAAGACTGTACTAGCTAAGAAGGAAGATGGACCCTGCACAAGCTGTGGTGTCACATTTTGTGAAACTTCAAAGCATCATAAAGAAGGATATAtcaaatatcagaatggctgaatttggatttttgttttgCTTTTTTCTGGAGGGTAGGTGAAGGTGTTGTCTCAAATGGGAAACTGAAAATTTTTGACACTGTCAAGCATGCatttgtcaattttttttttgacaaaaaaaaaaaggaagcctCCAAAGAGAGTATACAAGAGCACATGAAGGAGCCAATAGATGAAGCCGGATGGAGGGTAGAGTATGTCAATGAGCTTAAATAGAGCTTTTCTTCACTTAACAAAATATTATGTCACCGAGCTATAGTTggagatattaaaattatttttaagactataaaattttaaattggagtttaaaaactaaattaataaaaaaaaattaataatatcatACTTCTAAAAAAATAATGGGTAATAAACATATTATTAATTGAGTGATGAAATTTTTGTGCAtgacaaaaaaattttaaaatataatggcAGTGAAAAACAGAAGCTAAACTTCATACTAATaatgatagttttttttttttttttcattaatggACTAATATTCAAACTTGAGAACTCATATATTAATCGTTACCATTGAGCTAAAATGGTGGAAGATACTCTCTTGATATCTTAATTGTTACCCCCATATTGATACATTTAATCTGGataatctatattttgaataaacaaGATAAGATTCAAATTCAAAAGTTAAAACCTTTAACAGATAGAAGAGAATTAGTCATATCCCCTCGCAATCAAGAGGaattaaattcttcaaaactctatAGGGATATTACAAGATACTCTCTTCATATCTTAATTGTTACCCCCGTATTCATACATTTAATCTAGATAATCAATGTTGAATAAGCAGGACAAGTtcaaattcaaaaaattaaaatctctgATAGATGGCCGAGAATCACACATATTCCTTCCAATTAGGAGGAATTAAAAGTGAGgtttgagaaagaaaaaaaaaaaatcgagggATGATTTGCTAACGATCGTATCAGTGAGTTGAAATACAAAAAATATGGGGGTCCCCTTTGTTTGAGTGAAAAATAGTTCAACACAAGGTTGGTGCCCTCCAAGTTTAAAAATCGTTTTCAAGTTCCACTCCCATCTCTTTTTTTTTAGGTTTGGTTTGATCATTCTTTTCATTTCAGACTTTGTATATATGACCCTTTCCTAACAAACATTTCAGATTTCCATGGAGGACGAGAAACATGACTTCTCTGCTTCTTTTTCATGGTGGTCAGGCAGCCATAATCGACCCCTTCAATCTCCATGGCTTCAAGCCACTCTTTCAggtttatctctctctctctctctctctctccccctctcttctgttgcccttttttttttttcctttaataccTCAGAAATTATCAAAAAAAGACAAATTAAGTGGTGAGTGTTTGAACATACACTCTGAGATAGGCATTCGATTAATATGATCCAGGCCCAATAGGCTTCTCTGTCACTTGTTAGTCATATCTGGTTCAAGAACAGAACAGTAATTATTTGTGGCATTATGCAGATTTGGATGAGAAGATTCAAATGATGGTCAATATTATACAAGATGATGGAGATTCTTTTGTGGATAGGGCTGAGAGGTTTTATAAGAGAAGACCTGAGCTCTTGAAGATCGTGCAGGACCTGCAGAATTCCTATCTTTCCTTGGCTGAAAAATATGACCAGCTAAGATCTGCAGAATTCATTCCTGCTGCCCATTTGAGGTcacctctttcttcttcttcttcactgaAGCTCCTACAAAACACTAACAAAGAAAATACTGAGACAACCAAACTAGAGGAATCACCAATTTCCCAACCCCAGTCGGTTCAACAAGAAGATTCTGAAACTAAAACTCAAATCTCCAGCTTCGAGCAGCATTCCTTGAATAAACCAGTTTCATGTAAACAATGCAAGACGGAAGAAGATAATCAAGGAGATAATATGAACGGAGGAGGGCTGAAGAAGATTGTACTAGCTGGTGATGATAGCGAAGAGAAGGAGAATATATGGAATCAAACGAGGCAAAAGGTTTCAAAACTGATTGAGGACAATTTGAAGCAACAGAATGAGCTAATAAGgagaaatgaagagaagagaGAAGTGATGAAACAACTTCGTGCCCAAATCAACAGGTTAATGGAAGAGAACAGGGCCTTGAAGAGTTGTCTTCCAAGTTACAAGGTGGATATGAAACGAAACGAATCTCGTGTCTCCAAGCTCAAGGGTCTCAATTGCATTGGCCAGTTTCAAGGCTAAGTTGGTCTTCACCTATTTTATTGGAAATGGACGTGGACATGGAAATGGTTGGTTTCTACTATTTCATTTTCCTTGGTTACATCGTTTTGTCACCCATAGTGTTGGATCATTGTTTCCCCTGGAACTTCTCGAGTTCGATCCAATCAAGCCTACTGAACAACAAAAGAATCCATGATTGTTTCCCATTTGTTGATCAAATATTATCTCCTTTGCAACTTTATAAGACTCGATCATTGTTGGTCATTTAATTTTACCTTCCATTTGaatgaaaaatttaaaatgtgaGCTTTAAAGTTGATAAAATTATAGATTTTTTAGATTGGTTGTAATTATAAATTTGTATTAGACTCGCAAATATGAAGAATATCTTTTTTTAAATGTGAATTTAAAATGATTCataaaataatatcatttaaaattCACTATAAAAGTTCTTAATAAATCAAATGGCCTATTTAAATatcttatttcaaattttaatattcaaacatagggttattttatttttattcctgTTGAAATTTATTTGTTTTAAAATAGAATTGAAGCATGAAAAAAGAAATTGagcataattaaaattaaaaaaaaaaattaatttggacttttaatataataaaaataattaaattaatgaattttaacttATAGGATGCAAGAagatttagaattttaatttaattatatttagaaAACCCTTTTAACTCTATACATCCATTTATTCATGcttttattattttgaaatttCTATACATCGTAATATATTAATTTAGTAATATTAAACTCAacgtaatattattttataaataatgatTTGTTTTTATATACATTTTGTTTCTACGGAGATTTATTTTATAAAtggatttaaatattatttaaaattaaacaagtaaaaacgaatatataaaaaaataaaaaaattgtggCGTGGGAAAAGCATATCTCTGTCTTGTTTCCTTTGTACAGGATGCACGCGCGCACGTCCAAGACCAGCTTCTGTGGATGGTCTTGAGAGTGAGACGGATACTGACATCTCTCCGCTTGTTTCTCCCTCCAACGTCGTGCGTTTATCTCTCTCTATTGCACGCAGATCTAGGCATTCCTCAATTTTCAGACATCAATCATTTCCCTCGCTCACTGTCTCCGCTTTTCTCTTTTATGGACCGGAACAGAACCGACAGCCCCATCTACTCGCGCCAATGGAGCAGCGATTCCAGCGCCTCTGCTGGCACTGGTCCGTCATCTCCGGTGGTAATGTCGCCTGGACGTCACCACCACTCGCGCTCCTCTTCTGTCACCGGACTTTCCACCGTCAAGAGAAACCAAAATTTCGCTGCCAAAGCAGCTGCTCAGCGCTTGGCTCAGGTCATGGCTTCTCAAACCACTGACGATGACGAGGACGATGGTGACGATCTAGGGTTTAGATATAGTGCACCacctcctctctctctttctagGAATCTTAACTCTGCTGCTACTACTAATACTAAACCTACGGTTCCATCTAGCTGGATCACTAGATCTCCTTCCCCTGCCGTATGTTTTCAGCacaccacaccccccccccctacATTTTGAGTGAAGGGGGttgagttttaattttaattagggtGAAGTAGAATGCTAATGGGAATTTTTGTATTTGAATTTAGTTATCTGGGAACATGGTAGAGGAAACTCCATCGGTTCGTTCAACATCAGCTGGAAGGTCCTCAATTTCCTTTCGAACAGCACCGCCGCTGCCAACCAGTAAAGGATCACTGAGGACTGCGGTTTCTTTACCACCAATGGAGCCTCCCAGAAACGGGCAGAGAGACAGTAAAAGGTAGTACCTTTTTTGACATTGCAATGAACTAACATAGACATTTATCTTCTTCTGCTTATTCAGTTGAGTAATCcgggaaaaaaaaattgtattggtTTGTGATTCAATAACTTAAAATGTGAACTCCCATAATTGCAGATTCTCATCAGATGTGGGACACTTTAACTCTAAAGATACAGGAGATCAGCGCGAGGCCTCTGCTCTTCGTGATGAAGTATGTTAATAATACTTGTTAAGTTTCTGTCTGTGTTGTGTTTGACTATAAAATGATTCTCTACAAGAGATACAAAATAGATTTTTCGGTTTTACAATAATGAAGGTTTGGCTCATTTTTGCAGCTTGATATGCTACAAGAAGAGAATGAGAACATCCTTGAGAAGGTGTGGTAATTTTGTTATTTTCCATTGCTAAAAGTATAGATTTTATTCACTTTATTTGGTGCAATAAAACCCAAATTCACTTTACAGCTCAGGCTTGAGGAAGAGAGATGCAAGGAAGCAGAGGCCAGAGTTAAAGAGCTTCAGAAGCAGGTGATTGTTTGTTTTTCTCACATTGGTAGACAACGTTTTTAATTCAGTGCGTTGGCTTTGGGTGTAATTATTGAAAGACTCATAGTGATCTCCTTCCCAGCCCTAACTCATGATTTCACCCACTCATGCTCTCTACTGCTTGTCGTGGGTCTTTAGGTTGCTGCTCTTGGCGAAGGAGTATCTTTGGAAGCTAAATTATTGAGCAGGAAAGTTGTTGTTCTAACAACTTCATTGATGATTGTCTATTTTTCTTCTTAATGTTCTTGTTATGACATGCTGCACTTCCATCTGCAGAAAGGAAGCTGCTTTGCGACAAAGAGAGGTAATGGTCATAGTTTTCTATTCCATTTTAAATATGTTACTGTCTTGATAACTTATTCTGGCTCGTCTATTTAAATTTGTATGTTTTCGTTTTTTCTTTCTTCAGGCTGCACTCAAGGAAGCAAAACAAAATAATATGGTGGATAAGGAAGTTGCATCTATTAGATCTGAAGTGGAGGTAAGTAGCGCTTCCATGTGACGCTTAAGTTTCTTATATCATATTTCCCTCTACTGCTAGTGCTAGAGTAGGTGATTGATTTAAAAGCCTTGTATTTTTCTTACCGCTGCTAATATGCAGTTGAATTTTGTTCTCAAATTAGAATGCAAAAGAGGAGGCTACAGCTGTTGTGCAACAGCTTCATGGAGCTGAATCTGAAGTGAGAGCCCTTCGCTCAATGACACAAAGGATGATTTTGACTCAGAAAGAAATGGTTTGTACTTCAACAATTGCAAGTGACCGGTTATAATCATTTGAGAACTAGTTAGTTACTGTATTTGCATCCCAGGAAGAAGTTGTTCTTAAGAGGTGTTGGCTTGCTCGCTACTGGGGCTTAGCTGCAAAATATGGTACCTTCTGTTCAAGATATGTTTTGATTTATCACTGgaattttctttctattttcaAATTTTGGTTGGTTCAATTTGTTGGTTGAGGTAACTTAACAAAGCCTATGCTTCATCATTTTCTGAATATGACTTCTTAGTGCAGATAAACTTGGAGAATCTCTTTGAGATTAGTCACCTCTGAACTTATAATTGCAGTACCATTTTGTCCTTAATATGGATGATATGAGATGTCTTACTTTATTCtaatatttgattttaaaatattCACGTGGAATTTGGAGTTGGTatgtaatttcattaatttttgccTCTGAACTTGGGTCATGCATGCATCTGCTGGCTTTATTTCACTCAATGACGTCACTTTCCATTTTCATGTTTAGGTATCTGTGCCGATGTTGCTGTGTCAAAACATGAATATTGGTCATCCTTAGCACCTCTTCCATTTGAGGTTGTTGTTTCTGCTGGACAAAAGGCAAAAGAGGAATGTTGGGAAAAAGGTTTTGCCCTCTAATTGATTTTGCAGCTACTGTGTTTGGCCCTATCACGGACAATATTACTGGATATCTTTTTCTCAATAGATTCAATGTTACTGCACATTGTGttatttatttcaatttctttcaggCTTTAACTCTTATAACTTTGAGTAGGAGATGATGACAATGAAAAGAGAAGCAAACTTGCTGTTGACCTGAGTGATCTAACTGGAGAAGGAAATATTGAGAGTATGCTTTCAGTTGAAATGGGCTTGAAGGagcttgcttctttgaaggttTTTTCCCCCTATTAACTTGTTTGTTTTCTAACGTCGGTACTATCTTCTGTTAAACTTGGaattatttttctgtgttctcaaCCGTCTTTAATTAGCAGTTATATTTGCATGCTTTAGAGACTTCTTTATTGAGAATTCCCTCTATCCATAATATCATGTTGTTTGAAACTTTTAAGGTTGAGGATGCTATTGTGCTTGCATTGGCTCAACAAAGGCGCCCAAGTTCTGCTCGGCTATCCATCTCAGGTGTCAGTTGAATGACCAACTTGCTTAGCTTTATTCTTTGCTGATTTAGTTAGTTCATTCCTTTTCCTTTGTTGTTCTTGTTCTTTTTTGttagatttcattcatttagcTTTCTCTGCTACCATTTGTTGCGTTTTAGTCACGGAAATGTCTGCATTATTAATGTGTTCTGAATGTGTACTTTGCTCTTTGTTGCTCTCAGATATCAAATCACCAGGTGATCCAAAGTATATGGAGGCAGTTGGTAAGTCATATTTTTTGCTACTCAATGCTTTTTGCAATTAGAATCTTCTACTATGTTGAAAATAATGTAGGTACAGCCTACTATCACTAGTGTAAAATAAAGTTGATAGCCAATATTTTCACCATTATgactttaattataatttcaatccaTGATCCATCTGTCCTCTGACAGAATTGTTTCCCGAGGAGTCTGAAGATGTTCTTTTCAAGGAGGTACTGGCATTTATTCTTAATTACCCTTGTTCATATCTCTTTTAATTTCCAGCAGTTTTATGATCTTTCCTTTGTGATGGATGAACGTGCTTAGGACTTAGGAGGAGTTGTGTTCTTTAACTTCCTTTGCCTTCTTCAAGACACTTTCAGTGACTAGCCCACTTGTTGTAAGGGTTTTCAGTGAAGAAACGGTGCCTGCCCAGTTATTCAATAAACATTTCTTTGGCATGTATATATTCATGTTTGTACAACTGATATTATGCAAAGAACAAATGTTGATTTCTTACTGGATCTAATCAATCTACAACATATTCACACAGGCGTGGCTTACATATTTTTGGAGCAGAGCCAAAGACAACGGTATAGAGGAGACCATTGCCAAAGAACGGCTTCAATTTTGGATCAACCGCCGTGGCCACTCACCAAGTTCACATGATGCTGTTGATGGTTAAGCTTTCTCTCTTTCATTAATAAATTACTGCTTAACAATTCCCTAAAACCACAAGGGAAATACATTGTAGAACTTCCGGTCCATATCACCAGAATCACTTGGGACATTTTAGGAAGTGTTAACTTCTACATATTTTTGGTCAGGACCTTTTCTATTTCTTTATATCACACTTTGGGTGTTTGATTTTCAGTTGAGCGAGGCCTGATGGAGCTCAGGAAGCTAGGAATAGAACATCGACTGTGGGAAGCATCTCGCAAAGAAATTGATCAGGACTCTTCCACCAAACGTAACAAGGAAATCAACTGGACAATTTAAGAGCTCTGGTTGATGGGAAATGTCTATATTTTTCTTTCTGCGTTTTTCCTTGTGTTTTTTGGAACATGTCTAATTATTTCAAGTGAGACATGGCCACCGGTTCTCTAGCGTCCACGACTCTATTACACTATACCAAAGTAGAGGCTTCCTCTCTGTTGCAGACAAATGAGGCACTGAGACAAATGTCTTGTAGAGAAATCATGATTGAAGATGCGTAGGATGCTATTTGATTCCTCCATTTCCTGCATTGTTTCACTAAACATGGATACGATGCCATTTCAGGTTAAACACATTGCTCGATACACGCAAATGTTTTTTAGCCACGTAAGATGAACAAATTACTAGTTCTCAATTCGAGTTGTAATTGTCCTCTGTTGTTATATTTCAAATTCTTAACAATATTTTGTCATTGGATAGGAGATGGAGGCCATTTTTATACATTGTAAGGGTGATCAGTATTtgaattgatttaatttaaaattttttcagtAATTTGGTTTGGCTGAGCCTTCTAATCGGATTAAACATAATAATAGACTCATGCGATGCTGAAATAGCAATTAGCCACCATGATTAAATCTCAGGGTATtacttttttatattattatataaatttaaattaagagGATTGTAGCAAACTATCATATGATATTCTTAAAAAAGCAAATCTGATTTATTATAGATGTATATGAATATAAAtaagataaaattttttatttttaggaaTGAGTTTAGATAAACAACAGAGCTAATCAATGCTCCAAtcaataaatcaaattaaattaaacattcatTTGACTTTTGTTTAATCTGCTAAAAGTTTAATTAATCCGATTAATCCTCATTCCTATTAACTTGTAACTTCTACATCAATGTTAAAGAAAGATGcctcattttaaattttagaagatGCACTACTTTTTGGAGCATTAATTGAAATATCCCTCGTGCAGGGCACATTTCATGCCTGGCTTTTGCAAGAAATCTTGGTCGTTGAGAGGATGCTGTATAGCGGTTGCAATGCCTTTTTCCAAGTGATTTTCTTGATCTGCTTCATTTTCTAACAAACTGTGAGCCAATATCTGAAGAGTCAGAATAGTTGATCCCACAAGTTTTCTCCGCTGGTTTAGTCAGCTCCAGAGCCACAGGTGAAGAGCCCCAACAAAAAAATTTACTGAATTAGGAACAAACGCTTGCTTAAGTGCTTAGCTAGTGGGATGATAACACTTATATTAACCTAATAACCATAACATTAGTCTTGTATATACAAAACCGAACTAAGATTAAGAATTACCATCTTTTggccaaaataactacaaggatcAATCACAAAAAAGGCATCAGTTACCATGGTGCAGCAGCTAGACTTTCAAAATCTTGCCTGGATTTCACAATGTCTTCACTGATAGCATTAGCATCTTCTTGTAAAGCAATAATCTCAGAATCTTTCATCACCTTCATTGCCACTTTCATTGCCCGTTGCTCTTCTATCTCCCTTAACTTCTTGTCAATTGCATCAATATCTTCTTTCACTTTGGCTTTTTCGTGATCACACTCTGCAATCTGAATGTCAACATTTTTTGACTGATCCTGAAGCTGTTCTTGCCTATCTTTGATAGACAGTAACTTGTTAAGACGGTCCACAACAGCCTTAACATCAAATCCAAGCATTTCCAGATCAGCGAGAGTTTCCAAATAGCTATAAAAAAGCATTCTAGGATCATCAACGTGCAACTTGGATGTCTTATCTACCACAGTGGCGAAGGTCAACATATGACCAATAGCAGATCCCTCCCGACTTGCCTCTTTACAATCAATCAAAGGACTAAAATGTGGATTTTGTGGTAGAGATTGGAAAGCTTCCAGAGACTCAACATTTTTCCAAATAGGTGAGCTCTTCACAAAAGGAGTTGTTTGAATCTTCACTAGGTCACTGTCTACTATAACATTTATTGCAGAAGATTGTGTGAATTCGTCAGCTTGTCTTTCTTCTTTACCTGCACGAACATTATACTCAACCATACTGGTATATAAAATCAAGAATGCATtaactgaatttttgaagttaccAAACAGAGAAGGATTTTCAAGTTGTTAACCAATCGTACCTTCAGGCTCAAAGCCTATTACTGTACACAATTCTGCCTCTTCAGCTGTACAAtgtttaaaattcatttcattagcaCCATCTCCAGCTACATTGTGCAGTTCACCTGCATGAAACAAATCAAATTAGTTTTGCCATAAACACTTATTCAGCCATTACTTAGGTAATATCTCTGTACCTGCTTTCTGCTGCTGAATTGCATCACTTTCTTTCTGTAGATTAATCTCCTGCACAGTTAAAGCACAAACACTAATTAACATGTATGGATATGACAAATTGACTAATTTGTTACTTAATTAGCTCCATATTATTCTAAAATTCAACATATTTCGTAGATAGAATGGAACAAGCAGCATATTATTCTCAAATTCAAATGCTTCACTTCTAGTGCCTGAAGATGCTGCTTTGCCAAAGTCAACGtgacttttctttgtttgtaatgTTCTCATTCAATTGTTGGATCAAGTAAGCGTCTCTTCAGATATTCAAACAGCTTCAAATATACCTCATCAAGAAGCTGGTAAGAATTTTCTGGATATGAGCCCTTTCTCCCCTCAGCTAAGGCACCAGAAGATTCAGCATCTTTTTCTATATGGTCAACTTCAACAATAACTTCAGAAGAATCTCCTTTTGTCATGTCCTCTCTGCCTGCTGCTGTATCCCACTGGCTTGTAACTTGAGAATTCAGTTCCCCTTTTATCACAGAACTTTTCATTTCACTATTTAGTCCAGCTTCTTGTTGATTAGGCTCCTGGAATAGTAAGAAAAGAATCCAAACAAGTtgtcaataaaattggagaaaaagttagCAAGAAGCATAACATTCACTTCCTCCTTAATTAAGGAAATAACATATATTGATCAGAGCACAGTTCCCAGGTTCACTAATTGACACTAGATCCAGTGATGCAAGCTGCAAACAAAAGCCTATGAATCTATAAACAAATTTTCCAGATACTTTAACAAAATTCATGGTTCGATGTGATGGCAACAGGAGATAATCACCATGCCAGTCTTTGCATTTAACAAAGTTTGCCAAAAGCAAAAATTAGGCTTACAATGTTCTCTCCCCTGAATGGACCTTCAGACCCAGCATTGTCAACCAATTGTTGGGTTGAGCATTTAGTTAGTGCGCTGTCTGTGACTTGCACTTCTTGATTTGTTGTCTTGATTGGTATCAACTTTGCAGGACATGCTTGTGGAGACAAAGGGTTTGCAGACTTTCCCCTTTTGAACTTCTTGGAAGGGCATGATAGTTCATCCTCAATCTTAGGTGCTCTCTTATTCACTTTCTTACTTGTTGATTTTGCTTCACAAGGGGTTGAATGCTCTAATAAGTTCTTCCTTGAATTTTCGCATGAGGATTTTCCTTCTGAGTGATCCCATTCTGCAGTTGAACTCTCAATATGAATAGCCACCTCAGGGCTTTTGGCATTGTTGTCAACATGGGTTGAATGTTCTTTGCATTGTATACCAATTGATACATCCTGAAACAGAGCCCAATATCTAAAGCTACATACACTAATTTGGTCATGCAGATGTACTAATTCTAGAGCAACAAAACTGTACTAAGTTAACACATAACAGCATCATCAAACTACCAGCAATATCTACAAGGGATGACAGGAGGGAAATATAGGGAGAAGTGGTTTCACATTCACATCCAACAATATTAATTCTAGTTTAAACTTGGGCAAAACAAAATCATATAGTTGTTTTCAAGGCAATGACCTATTCATCCTCTTTCTATCTACTCCTTTGACAGTCTCAGTCATTTAGTTAGGTGAACCTTTCTGTCAAAACCTTCTGTCCCAAAAAGGGAGAGTGCAAGATAGTTAACAATTAAGTACGGTTTAATATCAAAAAATGCAGCAGATGCAAAAGAAAATTGGAGGAAGGCAGAATACCCTGGAATAACTAACCCATGAGCCATTCATCAAGTG
It encodes:
- the LOC110659441 gene encoding coiled-coil domain-containing protein SCD2 isoform X1, giving the protein MVLRVRRILTSLRLFLPPTSCVYLSLLHADLGIPQFSDINHFPRSLSPLFSFMDRNRTDSPIYSRQWSSDSSASAGTGPSSPVVMSPGRHHHSRSSSVTGLSTVKRNQNFAAKAAAQRLAQVMASQTTDDDEDDGDDLGFRYSAPPPLSLSRNLNSAATTNTKPTVPSSWITRSPSPALSGNMVEETPSVRSTSAGRSSISFRTAPPLPTSKGSLRTAVSLPPMEPPRNGQRDSKRFSSDVGHFNSKDTGDQREASALRDELDMLQEENENILEKLRLEEERCKEAEARVKELQKQVAALGEGVSLEAKLLSRKEAALRQREAALKEAKQNNMVDKEVASIRSEVENAKEEATAVVQQLHGAESEVRALRSMTQRMILTQKEMEEVVLKRCWLARYWGLAAKYGICADVAVSKHEYWSSLAPLPFEVVVSAGQKAKEECWEKGDDDNEKRSKLAVDLSDLTGEGNIESMLSVEMGLKELASLKVEDAIVLALAQQRRPSSARLSISDIKSPGDPKYMEAVELFPEESEDVLFKEAWLTYFWSRAKDNGIEETIAKERLQFWINRRGHSPSSHDAVDVERGLMELRKLGIEHRLWEASRKEIDQDSSTKRNKEINWTI
- the LOC110659441 gene encoding coiled-coil domain-containing protein SCD2 isoform X3, producing MVLRVRRILTSLRLFLPPTSCVYLSLLHADLGIPQFSDINHFPRSLSPLFSFMDRNRTDSPIYSRQWSSDSSASAGTGPSSPVVMSPGRHHHSRSSSVTGLSTVKRNQNFAAKAAAQRLAQVMASQTTDDDEDDGDDLGFRYSAPPPLSLSRNLNSAATTNTKPTVPSSWITRSPSPALSGNMVEETPSVRSTSAGRSSISFRTAPPLPTSKGSLRTAVSLPPMEPPRNGQRDSKRFSSDVGHFNSKDTGDQREASALRDELDMLQEENENILEKLRLEEERCKEAEARVKELQKQVAALGEGVSLEAKLLSRKEAALRQREAALKEAKQNNMVDKEVASIRSEVENAKEEATAVVQQLHGAESEVRALRSMTQRMILTQKEMEEVVLKRCWLARYWGLAAKYGICADVAVSKHEYWSSLAPLPFEVVVSAGQKAKEECWEKGDDDNEKRSKLAVDLSDLTGEGNIESMLSVEMGLKELASLKVEDAIVLALAQQRRPSSARLSISDIKSPGDPKYMEAVGVAYIFLEQSQRQRYRGDHCQRTASILDQPPWPLTKFT
- the LOC110659440 gene encoding protein NETWORKED 3C, whose product is MEDEKHDFSASFSWWSGSHNRPLQSPWLQATLSDLDEKIQMMVNIIQDDGDSFVDRAERFYKRRPELLKIVQDLQNSYLSLAEKYDQLRSAEFIPAAHLRSPLSSSSSLKLLQNTNKENTETTKLEESPISQPQSVQQEDSETKTQISSFEQHSLNKPVSCKQCKTEEDNQGDNMNGGGLKKIVLAGDDSEEKENIWNQTRQKVSKLIEDNLKQQNELIRRNEEKREVMKQLRAQINRLMEENRALKSCLPSYKVDMKRNESRVSKLKGLNCIGQFQG
- the LOC110659441 gene encoding coiled-coil domain-containing protein SCD2 isoform X4, giving the protein MVLRVRRILTSLRLFLPPTSCVYLSLLHADLGIPQFSDINHFPRSLSPLFSFMDRNRTDSPIYSRQWSSDSSASAGTGPSSPVVMSPGRHHHSRSSSVTGLSTVKRNQNFAAKAAAQRLAQVMASQTTDDDEDDGDDLGFRYSAPPPLSLSRNLNSAATTNTKPTVPSSWITRSPSPALSGNMVEETPSVRSTSAGRSSISFRTAPPLPTSKGSLRTAVSLPPMEPPRNGQRDSKRFSSDVGHFNSKDTGDQREASALRDELDMLQEENENILEKLRLEEERCKEAEARVKELQKQVAALGEGVSLEAKLLSRKEAALRQREAALKEAKQNNMVDKEVASIRSEVENAKEEATAVVQQLHGAESEVRALRSMTQRMILTQKEMEEVVLKRCWLARYWGLAAKYGICADVAVSKHEYWSSLAPLPFEVVVSAGQKAKEECWEKGDDDNEKRSKLAVDLSDLTGEGNIESMLSVEMGLKELASLKVEDAIVLALAQQRRPSSARLSISDIKSPGDPKYMEAVELFPEESEDVLFKEDLGGVVFFNFLCLLQDTFSD
- the LOC110659441 gene encoding coiled-coil domain-containing protein SCD2 isoform X2, whose translation is MVLRVRRILTSLRLFLPPTSCVYLSLLHADLGIPQFSDINHFPRSLSPLFSFMDRNRTDSPIYSRQWSSDSSASAGTGPSSPVVMSPGRHHHSRSSSVTGLSTVKRNQNFAAKAAAQRLAQVMASQTTDDDEDDGDDLGFRYSAPPPLSLSRNLNSAATTNTKPTVPSSWITRSPSPALSGNMVEETPSVRSTSAGRSSISFRTAPPLPTSKGSLRTAVSLPPMEPPRNGQRDSKRFSSDVGHFNSKDTGDQREASALRDELDMLQEENENILEKLRLEEERCKEAEARVKELQKQVAALGEGVSLEAKLLSRKEAALRQREAALKEAKQNNMVDKEVASIRSEVENAKEEATAVVQQLHGAESEVRALRSMTQRMILTQKEMEEVVLKRCWLARYWGLAAKYGICADVAVSKHEYWSSLAPLPFEVVVSAGQKAKEECWEKGDDDNEKRSKLAVDLSDLTGEGNIESMLSVEMGLKELASLKVEDAIVLALAQQRRPSSARLSISGISNHQVIQSIWRQLAWLTYFWSRAKDNGIEETIAKERLQFWINRRGHSPSSHDAVDVERGLMELRKLGIEHRLWEASRKEIDQDSSTKRNKEINWTI